A stretch of DNA from Toxotes jaculatrix isolate fToxJac2 chromosome 15, fToxJac2.pri, whole genome shotgun sequence:
GCAGTTTTTATGGGTGGGATGGGATGGATAGAGTTTGAGAAGAGTGCTGCTGTCAGGCAAAGGGGCTGTCTGATTTAAAGATGGAGGCGTCTGCATCGTGGCAACCCTTGCCGTTCATGTGTTCTGTGTGGCTGTCGATGCTGTAGCAGCCCTGTACCTCTGTGATGGAGGAAGCCGTGTAGGAGGCTGAGCGAAGGGCATCTGAGTGGTTTCCTACGCTGCTGCCAAACTGGATCTGATACTGGTTCCAGTGCCTCCTCAGAACTGCTTGGACCTTACCAGAGAAACCACATTTCAGATATTAATGGGGACTGCATAGGAATCATTAGTTGACATAAAACTACAAGTTGTgtgttgaaaataaaagtttaacaatttggaaaaataaaaacagtttcttgtttgaaatgtaaaaatgacgctgtttccagtcttattGTTCCTTTCTCCGGTTCTGtaattaacacacagacatgagaaagTGTCTATGCTGTCATCTCAGTCTCTGAGTGCCATGTCAGTCTTATGTCTACAGTACGAAGCTACAGCTAAGGCATGGTTAGCCGAGCATAAAGCTGGAAGCAGGGGGGCAACAGGGTTTTTGTGGGTGCTTTACATGTTGTAACTATTTCCTAGTCAACAAGAGTTAGGTACATTGAATATGTGCAGCTTCCCGAAGTTGTGTTGTCATAGTAAGTTTGCCAGGTTTGGTACTATCATACATCATGCCATAGATTTTGCAGAAGTGCTGGACAAATGGATGAACAGTTGTCAATAAATAATATATGAAAAATCAGCACAACTCCCACTGAAACCACGAATTCAGCTGGTCCGTTTTGGCTTTTGGTCTCATGTTTTCCTGTGGTTTTGATCACACATCTTcaatttttctctctttgctgtAAATTTTCACTGATGCACGTTTGCATACATTTCCTGTGCCATATGTTCCTCTTTATGCATAACAATGTCACTGTTTCTTTGAGCATATGTTGAGCTCAGGATCATtacaagaggcttttttttcttgcacattttattatttgttaacTGCAAAAACAAGCTATTTTGTATGCAGATCAATCACCTGCATAATTGATAGCAATCAGGGTACAGCCCATGGCTGTTTGCCAACAGTGAATAATCTTTACTCTGCAGCAAAGCCCTGGGGGACGGAGCCTGTCAGGACATAAGACTACAACCCCAAGCTGCTCTAATGGTAAAGCAGAGGAAGTTGCCTAGTGTATCACTGATCACAAAGGGGAAATGTGGGTAGGTGTTTGCATGcaggtctaaaaaaaaaaaaacagagcaaaagggCATAATCCCATCTTACTTCGCCATTGAAAAAGCAGAAGATGGTGGCCACCAGCAGACCCTGGAACGAAAAAGAAAGAATcacatgagaaagaaaaataacaaacacctTAGTAACTGGTCTTAAGAATTGATAGTCAGCTGTTTGTAGATGATATCTTAAGGTCTAACATGCTgtgaagttgaaaaaaataaaggttaaGCTGAATAAAGTCTGAGAGCCGGTTTGAGGCGTTCTCCCTGCACTGGGACAGCACAGGACGATCAGATAACACCTCGTCAACATCCAACTAATTTCAGCCCCTTTCAGCTCAGATAATTTAtgccttccttccttctgttCTTCACCGGGCTACAACATAAACAAAGTCTCATCAGAGGCTGATGGGGATGTTTGGCTTTTACTACAACCTAAGAAAATAAGGGCGTTTATGTCCGGGCAACAGTTCATTTAGTAAATGTTTCTgcactgaaagagacagacactaACAAGTAATCCATTTTAATAATAACTGACATACATGTTACAAGGACAACAAGACTTCACAAACAGTACATAGGAACATTGCAGCACATGCAATGGACAGTAAGCTTTGAATGCCATTCTAAAAATATACATTGAGTATGCATTTAAACAGCATGGCATAATGTACAGCTGTATGTATTTTATAAATGGAAATATTCTAAGAAGCTGGCATCAATCACTCAGTAACATCTAAAAGACTTTAATCGTATAGTTTAGGTTTTGTCAGAACAAAACACCACACAACTCAAACCTTCACTCTGAGCACTGATCATCTCACCTGGTAATGCATTAGTATGTGCATGATGTAGTCGTATATTTCAGAAGAGACCCGTCCCTCTGGCTTGTAGGGAAGCAGGACATACTGAATTCCCAGAAGAGGCACCAGGATAAGGGTGGCTCTCACTGCTTTCATATAGAGACTGGACTCCGCTTGATGGGTCACTTTCAGTTTGGTGATGAGCACTCGCACAATGTTCAGCAGAAAGAACAAATTGACCTGGGGAGGTAACAGCAGCGAGGACACCAATACATCATCATAATATTGTGGCTATTAGCTGCTGTCAGCTGGTTTAAGACTTACTTAGGACAAGTTGTAAAGGTATAAATCCATAAAGAACAGGTAGAGGACTGGTATTAATGACAGATTTGACCTGACTTTTActctattttaaaatgaaagaaaaaaagtgaattgtTACATAATTCAGTTCCTAAACTTAAACTGTTGtttaaacacaaaatccatGATAAGCAAAACTACACCAAGtatttttttgtacttgaaACCTGAACAAACCATTGTAAAGGTTGTTTCAGGCTGAACATTTAGTCCTAAGAGAGTCTTAAGGGACCAGATTTCTCTGAAGCATGCCCGGCTGTGCTGATTAGGTGAATTCCTGGAATGTAACACGGGCCTGGGGACCAGTGGGAAGATCCTCAGAGGGGCAGAAGCATTGATTTCACAAGATAAACACAATTATGCATGCTATGAAACTGTGTCCTGCTTGCAGGCCCCCCACAGTGTCCACTGCGAAGAAGACAAAAGCAGCTTATTGCTGCTCATTgcacaataaaaacagtgaacCAAGTGAAATATGGAGCAAATTAGTTGGTTTATTTTAGTAAATCAACGCTATTGTGATTTACTTTACTGTAATTGATTGGTGTCAGGAAAAAGACTGAACCTCCTTACCAAAAGAGCTGCACAGATGGGACCATGGATGATGTAGAGTAGCGATGTTTTGGAGCTAATCCAACAGCTACAGTGGAGGGgaggaaacaaaagagaaaagtttaCACAACTGTGTCAATGCATCACATGATAACTGACTGGTGTTCTGAGAGGTGTAGAGTTCAACTTTACAGGCCATCTTGACAGTGAACATCACTTTGTATTTACCTTcagtttatttttgcttttttggctTTGGCTTCATTTTATAGATCTGATATGAACTGTATTATTAACTCTAATAGATAATCAATGCTATCAAATGCTTACTTGTCATTGTAGTAGTAACTTCGAGCAACGGCATGTATGGAGGCCGGAATGAGAGgaaagcctgaaaaaaacaaagtgagaaagACCTAAGATATAAGATCTGAATAAAACCTCATGGAGCTGTGAATGGGCTTTAAAGGATAAAGATTCCTTTAAAGGATAATCAATATTTATAACAATCATGGAATATACAGCTTGTTGGGAATCATCTCCCACATACCCCAGCCTAGAAGATAGTACCACATGAGGTGCTGCTTCTCAGCAAACACAGCCACCACGATGAGAGTGTGCAGGTATATTCCCTCACACAGCATCCAGAAGTAATTGCAGCCAAACAGGTACAGATGGATGAACTGGGACACTTTACAGCTCGTCTGAGGAAGAAGATTCACATAATGAATGTAGATAGTGACTGTGACATTCTTTGCTCTGCTTCTATTATTCCTTTGTGTAAAACGTTCACAGTGAtgtgaaatgaataaaaataatatagcTGTTGTTgcactgaaaaatgtatttaagtcCCCATCAACAAGAATGCAGTTCACCTAGTTTAAATACTGAACCTAGGATGAAAAAAGGAACAGCTATGatgtaaaatgaatttaaagtaataataaaaaaaatgtaaataaataaatacataaactcACTGGATTCCTTTGCACCAGCTCCTGGTTGTTTGCCACTGCTGTCAACAAAATGATGGTGATCACAGAGttcagaacaaaagaaaagaagaggttTTTGTGAAGGGTGATCCTTTGGCAACTTAAACTCCTgcaagaagagaaagatgaCATTACATCACAGGATGTAGGGATGTATGCCAGGGATTAGAATTATCTCTCTATAAAACATGTTAAGATGAGGTTTGTTGGCTCACTTGAAATGGAAGAATATTCCAAGGGAGATAAAAAGGGAGGTCAGTGACAGCCCATGTCCTATCAGGGTTAAGTAGAAAAGATTCATTGCAGTCTGGAAAGAAACAAGAGACACAAGTTAGATCATCTGGATCTCCTAATGACTACTAAAGTTGTGAGACAATGCAGAACTTTAGTGACACCAGGGTGTTTCTATACAGCTATGGTTCCATAAATACACCATTGtcaggaaaaaatgttttgtaaaaatgtaagGAGAAATTTTTTATGGCCACTCACACaccattttgatttttgatttcattcttttttttttttttaatttattgtgtCACCCTCAGGATAAACTTCACATTTTTAGCCCcaccacagaaacatttcaggATACTACAGCTAACATCATCATgacatttgtgttgtgtgtgattttaattAAACAGTATAAATAAGAGATAAATGTCTACCGACACCACAAAATGAAGTACATAATTTATAAATTAGTGACATTTTACCATCCTATTATCACTGCAAAGATGAAGTACAGTAACTGATCTATCAGTGCTATCCATGACTTAATTCTTCATATTTTATACTGTATTATACTGTTTATTATAAAGTGACTAACCACTCTGCTTTCACTGGTGTGTTCATTGCAGCGGGTGTAGTTGGTCCATGTCCGGTTGCTCTCAGGATGCAGGAACCATTGACCACTGTCAGTGCAAATCTTTGTAACCATCTCTGCATGTAAGAATTATATATACAGTAGAAATGAGACACAACATGTTCAAAAAATACTGTTAGTTTTGACATTCTTCACTGATTTTGAACTATGTTTTCTAAGAAAATTTCACTTGTTTGGGCTGACTCTAAAAGCACAAGCAAGTGGATAAAACACTGGCGAAAGGTAAAATCAAAAGCAAGAGTGctatttgaaaatgatttgaagTGAACTGATAAACAACCCAACAGTTTAAAAGAGGTTTTGGCCCACAGCCCCAGAAAAAGGCAAAATCATATTCTGAAACtccatgaaacacaaaaacacattaatatacATGAAACTACTGAAAGCAGTGATTAGAGGGATTGAATCGAATTATGAATCTGTATATATCCTGTTGAACAACgtgctgtgctgcagttttaGCTCAGAATCTTTCAGCTATTTAAACTCATTCACtgtaataaacacatttatgcaTTTATACCGCTGCACACATGGGAACACAATTAATAAACTCCCATAAAAGCTTGtattataaacacacagagccttGCCCTTCTCAGTTTAAGATACTTCAAGCAATATTAACACATTTAGTATATACAGGAGAAATATCTCTGTCTCTACCCACTCACAGTCATGAGGCCTAATGTTCAATTGCTTTAGTTTGTAGGTTTGTATAATCAGCCTCTAAACAGactgcagtgctgtgttttctttaaattgtCCATATTGAGCAGTAAAAGTCAAGATAGCTCAGCCTCTACTGCTGGAAACCTGTGAAAATACTGAGGATATTTAACTACTTAAAGCCACAGATCTCACCTGAAGGATCAAAATCATGGAAGTAGTCCGGACAGTGCTGCTCTGAGACAACTCCTGCCTTAGTGTCGTCCCAACACAGCCAGCCATCCCAAGTGCTATTACACATGGGCTCTAAAACCACAGAGAGTGTTAGGGGCTACCAAGCATTGACAGAATATCAGTGAGCATACAATTAACAACATAAACGTTTtgatttattaatcatttagaGATTGGTCATTTTACTGATCAAGTGATTTGTTCAGTTGGTGTTTTCCAATAAAAAACAATCTCGACGGCTGTAAATGTCAGACACATGAAGCATCACAGCTACCTTCTCTGTTGTGGATATtatccttcattattttttgaTAGCACTCAAACTGTGCAGTGACTATCTTGTTCCTGGTCACGCCCACGTCATGGTACACATTggtttgatgctgctgctgggttTCGTTGACCTCCAGCGTTGCCCTCACAAAAAGCTGCAAGGAAAAAGTGAGAAGGCGAATAAATTGCTTCAGTCATGTTTTAAACAAGAGATATTATTCTTAAGAGGTCCTGGAAATCTCACAGAGAAGACTTATTGGACGTGAGCATTTTAATACAGAAGTGTATTAAAGTCAGCCAATCATCACATCTCACTTAGAATGCCTGGAAAGGGAGTCTAACATACACAAGCttccattaaatccatttgCGCTCCATGGAAAATATGACATCTATGTAGACACACTGCCAACCAGATGTGTCCAGCTTTTTATTACACAGCAGATACCAACCTGAAGCAGCTTTTTAATCCTTTATAAAAATCTCCAACATAAACAGACATATGGTAAATAAATCTAAGTAGGTCAAACTAAGTAATGGTGATTAGTAAACTACAATATTTGTATAGAATTTAGACATTTGTACAGAAAGATAAATTGTGTGCTCTGTCACTACAGAGCCTTTTGATGAACTCAATCATAAATCCAAAGGCACttccagaaaagaaaagaaaagaaagtctgACAACTACCAGCATGGTTTTCTGACATATGCTTAGCTTCTCTTATGTTTGATTCCTCCACACATAAACTTGTTGTGCTTTCAGTATTTATGTGCCTGCAGACATGTCCTACCTTTGTTAGGTTACACATCAGTATGAGTGCCACCATCCAGCTCCGCCCCATGCTGTCCATCTTGGTTTTGGCCATGTCAGTGCTGGCTGATGATTTACCAGCTGCAGATCTGGAATGGAGAATAGACATTCAAACCATATCATTAGAGTGAAATAAAATCATTTGATAAAGAGAACTTTAGAGAACAACACTTGCTATCTCGCCCACTGCTGAAACGTGTTTCATCTGTGGATTTAATCTACTGTAATGTTACTACTGTATTTCCCAAATGAGGTGGGGACAAGCTGACTTAGCAGTAATATAACCAATTAAAGGgatcttcagtgtgtgtgggattTTTTTGGTTGCGTCTCAGTGCTGATAGCAAAAAAGATGTACATACTGAATGACTGAGTACATGCAGGTAGACTAATGTAAGAGTCATGTCTTTAAGTAATTCCCGAAACAACACGTGACTGTACAGCAATAGAAAATACGACATATATATGATatacaaggaaaagaaaatcaagggggaaagcaaagaaaattgGGGGAAAATGATCAAATTTAGAAACAACAGATAGAGATGTGGGCAACCAGCTCCCTGTTGGATAGTGACTTGTTTGGAACAGTGGGTGAACTCTGTAAGAGGGAGGTGACCTTCAGCAGAGGTCTGactctgcactgaaacatttttcCATTTGCTAACTGGGATGTCATCAGTCCAGAGCTTCGCTGTAAAATTCAAACCAAGTCCCTAACCACCTTTACATCTTTATGGGAACATAAGGCAGCAGCTGGAATGGAAAGCAAACAATTGTTTGGGAGCGTATTGATCTATcttgatctgatctgatctgatctagGTATGCTATCACTGACTGTGCACATGAGGCCAATTTGGAGTTAAATGTACCCACAATGCAAGCATTTTGGCTTGGTGATCAAAGAACAACACAGCTGACAAAATAAATAGCTTAATCAACCCAACAAAAACCTGTTGATCTAAGAAAGTTCTAGTTCCTTCACAAAAGTCATGTGGACACAGCTGAGACTTAAAAACTCATGTTTTCACTGCCGCTGCTTGTTTTGAGAGCCACATCTCCTTTGCACTCTTCCATAAATTCTCAAATGTGACAGGAGTTTTTAAATCGGTTAGTGGGTGTgttacacatttcatttttaaaggtGATGATAGTGTCTCAACAAAGCAGAATCCCAGAAAGTAGTTTGCGGCAGAGCTGCAGGCCACTGGGATTTCATGTCATGGCTGCTGCATGGTAGATGAGACAAAATTCAAATGGTCCCTCAGGTTGTACAAATCCGCTCTGCAAAATGGTGGGTGTACTAATGCTCGGGAAACTTTCGGTAGTTTAAGCCTGCCTGCTACTTCTAATGTTTCATTACCAAAGAAGTACAggtctgcagcttctccactTCATTTTGTTTAGAGTTTGGATGCTccgctttttgtttttttttccctttaggTTTGTGTTTGATGCCTATGTAGTGGCTCTCTGTCTGGGTTCTGTATAGCTCATCGTAAAAtttatttcctgcttttttaTGTGCTACTTTTGCCATTTATGCATTGTAGCATGAGCATCAGCACCCAAGGCAACCAGAACAGGTTGTTAGCATtgttaaactgtaaaatttgtaaaactgtaaaatgcagAGATTAATTTCCCCAGGTTGAGGGAcaataaaggaataaacttaATAAACTTAATAGAATACCTGGTACAAATCAGTAAGCTAGGGTCATGTGGCCATGTTGCTTTCCGTGACAAACtagaataacaaataaaaagagatgagagagacagagagagagaacctgAACCCAGGATGACATACATGTTGCTGGATGGCACGCAGCAGTGGATTACATCTAATTCAGAAGTGAAATTTAATAACGTCTTTTATACCCTTAAGGAACTAGGTCATCGCTTGTATTTGCAACATCTGAGGTTTAATTAAATTTGGTGGAATGGAACAGCTAAACCAACACTGCACAAGGGAAATAAATTTAAGTGGCAAGGATTTACAAGATGCAGGGGCTTTAAgcacacaaatatttattttctgtcaccGATGATAAACTGACGTGTGGCAAGTTCATCACCattataataattttttttttttttttttaaaaacctattTACACtcaaaaagacaacattttttaaacactcAGGATTTTATCCACacatcacttttttcttttcctgctacAGGTGGATACTATTTAAGTTTGGCTTGTGGGAAAATAgggttatgtttttttaacagcTTGTGACAGCTGAGAATATGAATCTTCAAGAAAATATGAGGAGAGATTCCAGAAGAGCTGCTGAT
This window harbors:
- the LOC121194282 gene encoding calcitonin gene-related peptide type 1 receptor; the encoded protein is MAKTKMDSMGRSWMVALILMCNLTKLFVRATLEVNETQQQHQTNVYHDVGVTRNKIVTAQFECYQKIMKDNIHNREEPMCNSTWDGWLCWDDTKAGVVSEQHCPDYFHDFDPSEMVTKICTDSGQWFLHPESNRTWTNYTRCNEHTSESRVTAMNLFYLTLIGHGLSLTSLFISLGIFFHFKSLSCQRITLHKNLFFSFVLNSVITIILLTAVANNQELVQRNPTSCKVSQFIHLYLFGCNYFWMLCEGIYLHTLIVVAVFAEKQHLMWYYLLGWGFPLIPASIHAVARSYYYNDNCWISSKTSLLYIIHGPICAALLVNLFFLLNIVRVLITKLKVTHQAESSLYMKAVRATLILVPLLGIQYVLLPYKPEGRVSSEIYDYIMHILMHYQGLLVATIFCFFNGEVQAVLRRHWNQYQIQFGSSVGNHSDALRSASYTASSITEVQGCYSIDSHTEHMNGKGCHDADASIFKSDSPFA